The following are encoded together in the Serratia odorifera genome:
- a CDS encoding DUF7681 family protein: protein MSEAKPQDGSTVKGYRTLTPGDIERMNRLKGVSRHFCSLLDTEREAIAAELSETGNHSAEAHEASRCLAIARTKMQEACMWACRAVARPDADC, encoded by the coding sequence ATGAGCGAAGCTAAACCCCAAGATGGCAGCACGGTGAAGGGATACCGTACTTTAACGCCTGGTGATATTGAGCGCATGAACCGCCTCAAAGGTGTCAGCCGGCATTTTTGCAGTCTACTCGATACTGAGCGCGAAGCGATTGCCGCTGAGCTATCTGAAACGGGGAATCACTCAGCTGAAGCGCATGAAGCTTCTCGCTGTCTGGCTATAGCCCGCACCAAAATGCAGGAAGCCTGCATGTGGGCCTGCCGTGCAGTGGCTCGTCCGGATGCGGATTGCTAA
- the lysC gene encoding Rz1-like lysis system protein LysC → MLSKMMNAPAALLLVLFLASCAERMPMPPEPIVMLPPESVFKPCEQPQLTGSTWGDIGSHALALQTALSICAGQVATLNQWRQRIDLQNSAKGIR, encoded by the coding sequence ATGCTATCAAAAATGATGAATGCGCCCGCCGCGCTGCTCCTGGTGCTGTTCTTGGCCTCCTGCGCGGAACGGATGCCAATGCCGCCGGAACCAATCGTCATGTTGCCCCCTGAGTCGGTATTCAAACCCTGCGAACAACCGCAACTTACTGGCAGCACCTGGGGCGACATTGGCAGTCATGCGCTTGCGCTGCAAACAGCATTATCAATATGCGCTGGCCAGGTGGCCACGCTGAACCAATGGCGCCAAAGAATAGATTTACAAAATTCTGCAAAAGGCATTCGTTGA
- a CDS encoding DUF2570 domain-containing protein, which produces MSGWLSKLTSGGMLLLLVVSICLGGYGSLLSHRLELARQQSAEQQKTLAQQAGLIITLRADDARNRAMMAEQQRREQQLRQQGENYQRKYRDAIKNDECARRAAPGAVLGLLRGTDANAAGTNRHVAP; this is translated from the coding sequence ATGAGCGGCTGGCTTTCAAAACTGACCAGCGGCGGAATGTTGCTCCTGCTGGTGGTATCAATCTGCCTTGGCGGGTATGGCTCGTTGTTATCGCATCGATTGGAACTGGCGCGGCAACAGTCTGCCGAGCAGCAAAAGACATTGGCGCAGCAGGCCGGGCTGATTATCACACTGCGCGCGGATGACGCCCGTAATCGCGCAATGATGGCTGAACAGCAACGCAGAGAGCAGCAACTGCGCCAGCAGGGTGAAAACTACCAAAGGAAATACAGGGATGCTATCAAAAATGATGAATGCGCCCGCCGCGCTGCTCCTGGTGCTGTTCTTGGCCTCCTGCGCGGAACGGATGCCAATGCCGCCGGAACCAATCGTCATGTTGCCCCCTGA
- a CDS encoding lysozyme yields the protein MGNKSKLSAVMLALIAAGASAPVMMSQFQGEKEGQRLTAYQDGVGILTICGGVTMVNGQKVVKGQRLTAEQCKQIDAVEQKKAIDWVDRNVKVTLTEPQKVGIASFCPWNIGPGKCFTSTFYKKLNAGDRIGACREIRRWIYDAGRDCRIRSNNCYGQILRRDQEAELACWGLDK from the coding sequence ATGGGGAACAAATCAAAACTCAGTGCTGTAATGCTGGCGCTGATTGCCGCCGGCGCATCGGCTCCGGTCATGATGTCGCAGTTTCAGGGAGAGAAAGAAGGCCAACGCCTGACTGCATACCAAGACGGAGTCGGCATCTTGACAATTTGCGGCGGTGTGACAATGGTCAACGGCCAAAAGGTTGTTAAGGGCCAGCGCCTGACCGCTGAGCAGTGCAAGCAGATTGACGCAGTAGAGCAGAAAAAGGCGATCGATTGGGTAGACCGCAACGTCAAGGTAACGCTGACCGAACCGCAAAAAGTCGGTATCGCCTCGTTCTGTCCTTGGAACATCGGCCCCGGAAAATGCTTCACCTCCACATTTTACAAGAAACTGAACGCCGGCGACCGCATTGGCGCTTGCCGCGAAATCCGCCGCTGGATATACGACGCTGGCCGAGATTGCCGCATCCGCTCGAATAACTGCTACGGGCAGATCCTGCGGCGCGATCAAGAGGCCGAGCTGGCATGCTGGGGATTAGACAAATGA
- a CDS encoding phage holin family protein, protein MLIRAADGAVHTGSAVSFVLGIINYFSQSEWIILGVIFGMFCSAFGIALGIYFRCRRERLLRDWINRRKESIDTEELEMLERE, encoded by the coding sequence ATGCTAATCAGAGCAGCCGATGGAGCCGTGCACACTGGTAGTGCAGTGTCGTTCGTCCTCGGCATCATTAATTATTTTTCCCAGAGCGAGTGGATCATTCTCGGCGTTATCTTCGGCATGTTCTGTTCGGCATTTGGTATCGCCCTCGGCATTTACTTCCGCTGCCGGCGCGAACGGCTTCTGCGTGACTGGATCAACAGGCGTAAGGAGAGCATCGACACGGAAGAGCTTGAAATGCTGGAGCGTGAGTGA
- a CDS encoding ECs1072 family phage-associated protein, with translation MSAVHNLWHVIKAKVCQNRNLNHSAYYSGSQQDNCIKNRSAQILTLEIVLNEHRKKFATIFEPLKGKNALYHLIFTKTYWTPSEIRKLSLSDSLFVIQDELRVDKLPKDIQEFIESLSLPSVAFTFDELLEEDWDPKENSIPLASLN, from the coding sequence ATGAGCGCAGTTCACAATCTGTGGCACGTTATCAAGGCAAAGGTCTGCCAAAATCGAAACCTCAATCACTCCGCATATTATTCTGGCAGTCAGCAAGATAACTGTATTAAGAATCGCTCTGCACAGATACTCACCTTAGAAATCGTGCTAAACGAGCACCGAAAAAAATTTGCCACCATTTTTGAACCGCTTAAAGGCAAAAATGCCCTTTACCACTTAATCTTCACAAAAACATACTGGACGCCGTCAGAAATTCGAAAGCTCTCTTTAAGCGATAGTCTGTTTGTGATCCAAGATGAACTTCGTGTTGATAAACTCCCGAAGGATATACAGGAGTTTATTGAATCACTCAGTTTACCAAGCGTGGCTTTTACTTTTGATGAGCTTTTAGAAGAGGACTGGGATCCCAAGGAAAACTCAATTCCCCTGGCGTCACTGAATTAG